The following are encoded in a window of Mycoplasmopsis bovis PG45 genomic DNA:
- a CDS encoding DNA topoisomerase subunit B: MEELKNTNQDKKTENSSYNASSIRVLEGLEAVRVRPGMYIGTITDKGLHHLVWEIVDNSVDECMAGYANYIKITICKDGYIEIEDNGRGIPVAKHPQTGLSTVETVLTVLHAGGKFDSDAYKVSGGLHGVGASVVNALSSDLHVWVKREGHTYYAHFQNGGQTVQPLTIINDIEPNETGTKIKFYPDFSILEKHPFSVEAITDHAKRIAYLTKGTRLVVVDEFNNTSEEFYYEGGLIDYVNELNEGQKLVHDSIIYAEGLYDSDKSGSKITVEVAMQYISTFQPRITTYTNNIVTIEGGTHEQGFFDALSRLINSYALKNNLIKNDSERLNKEDTSKGLVAIVSIKHPDPIFEGQTKGKLNNKDARTAVREILAPVLERYFDENPIDAREIINKCLQSRKSRLAAEAAAKAVQANMGNNSIASLPGKLANCTSKNAEICELYIVEGNSAGGSAKMGRDRNVQAILPLRGKVINAEKVSPERVLSNAEIISLITALGTGLNETFDINKLRYHKVIIMTDADVDGAHIRTLLLTFFYRYFRKLIEYGFIYIAQPPLYKIQQNKYIAYAYNDSQKDSILQELNQDSKITIQRYKGLGEMDPEQLWETTMNPENRKMYQVQIDDAAKADWVFTTLMGDDVLPRREFIEKNAKFVQNIDI, translated from the coding sequence ATGGAAGAATTGAAAAATACTAACCAAGATAAAAAAACAGAAAATAGCAGTTATAATGCAAGCAGTATAAGAGTGCTAGAAGGCCTAGAAGCTGTTAGGGTTCGTCCTGGAATGTATATTGGTACAATCACAGATAAAGGACTTCATCATTTGGTCTGAGAAATTGTTGATAATTCAGTTGATGAATGTATGGCAGGATATGCTAATTACATCAAAATCACTATTTGCAAAGACGGCTATATTGAAATAGAAGATAATGGCCGTGGTATTCCGGTTGCTAAACACCCACAAACAGGATTATCAACTGTAGAAACAGTTTTAACAGTACTACATGCTGGCGGTAAATTTGATTCAGATGCGTATAAAGTTTCTGGGGGTCTACATGGTGTTGGTGCTTCTGTTGTTAATGCATTAAGTTCAGACTTGCATGTATGGGTTAAAAGAGAAGGTCATACATATTATGCACATTTTCAAAATGGTGGGCAAACCGTACAACCTTTGACAATAATTAATGACATAGAACCTAATGAAACAGGCACAAAAATAAAATTTTATCCTGATTTTTCAATATTAGAAAAACATCCGTTTTCAGTTGAAGCTATAACTGACCATGCTAAGAGAATTGCTTATCTAACTAAGGGAACACGTTTGGTTGTTGTGGATGAATTTAACAACACCTCTGAAGAATTCTACTATGAAGGTGGCCTTATTGATTATGTTAATGAACTTAATGAAGGACAAAAATTAGTTCATGATTCAATAATCTATGCTGAAGGTTTGTATGATTCTGACAAATCAGGTTCAAAAATTACAGTTGAAGTTGCAATGCAATACATTTCAACATTTCAACCAAGAATTACAACCTATACCAACAACATAGTGACAATTGAAGGCGGGACACATGAACAAGGCTTTTTTGATGCTCTTTCAAGACTAATAAACAGTTATGCATTAAAAAATAACTTAATAAAAAATGATAGTGAAAGGTTAAACAAAGAAGATACTTCAAAAGGCCTTGTTGCCATTGTGTCTATAAAACACCCTGATCCGATTTTTGAAGGTCAAACAAAAGGTAAATTAAATAACAAAGATGCTAGAACAGCTGTCAGGGAAATATTAGCTCCTGTTTTAGAAAGATATTTTGATGAAAACCCTATTGATGCTAGAGAGATAATTAATAAATGTCTGCAATCTAGGAAATCGCGTTTGGCTGCTGAAGCTGCTGCTAAGGCTGTTCAAGCAAATATGGGAAATAATTCAATAGCATCATTACCCGGTAAGCTTGCTAATTGCACCAGCAAAAATGCTGAAATCTGTGAATTATACATCGTTGAGGGTAATTCAGCTGGCGGTTCAGCAAAAATGGGTAGGGACAGAAATGTTCAGGCCATTCTGCCACTAAGAGGTAAAGTTATTAATGCTGAAAAGGTTTCGCCTGAAAGAGTTCTTTCTAATGCAGAAATAATCTCGCTTATAACTGCTTTGGGTACAGGACTAAACGAAACATTTGACATCAACAAGCTTAGATACCATAAGGTAATTATTATGACTGATGCTGATGTCGATGGAGCCCACATTAGAACACTTTTATTAACCTTCTTCTACCGTTATTTTAGAAAACTAATTGAATATGGCTTTATTTATATTGCTCAACCTCCGCTTTATAAAATTCAACAAAATAAATATATTGCCTATGCATACAATGATTCTCAAAAGGATTCTATTCTCCAAGAATTAAATCAGGATTCTAAAATAACAATTCAACGTTACAAAGGTTTGGGAGAAATGGATCCTGAGCAGTTGTGAGAAACTACAATGAATCCTGAGAATAGAAAAATGTATCAAGTTCAAATTGATGATGCAGCCAAGGCTGACTGAGTGTTTACGACTTTAATGGGAGACGATGTTTTGCCAAGAAGAGAATTTATTGAAAAAAATGCAAAATTTGTTCAAAATATTGATATTTAG
- a CDS encoding thioredoxin family protein translates to MLKEITTQEYKETVEGKISEPYLLVFHALWCGPCRMFKESLSELAEKDNVLVYRVNIDENSDLASQFQVRSIPTWFVFKDGKQMVSHNGFLPYEDLKNVVDSIK, encoded by the coding sequence ATGCTCAAAGAAATTACAACTCAAGAATACAAGGAAACAGTAGAAGGCAAAATTTCTGAACCTTATCTACTTGTGTTCCATGCTTTATGATGCGGTCCATGTAGAATGTTTAAAGAATCACTTTCAGAATTAGCTGAGAAAGACAATGTATTAGTTTACCGTGTTAATATCGATGAAAATTCAGACCTAGCTAGTCAATTTCAAGTTCGTTCAATTCCAACTTGATTTGTGTTCAAGGATGGAAAACAAATGGTATCACACAACGGCTTCCTTCCATATGAAGACTTAAAAAATGTTGTAGATTCAATAAAATAA
- the smpB gene encoding SsrA-binding protein, with amino-acid sequence MKIISENRKGLYGYKIIEKHEVGISLLGWEVKSARAQTINLTNSYVFFKKGELFLCNANFAKYMLLKVDEDRDRKLLMHKREIIRLKNKLDRLSSTTIKPVKIYFNNKSKIKIEIALVQSMNKADKREELKKKDNEKYIQKIKSQYLN; translated from the coding sequence ATGAAAATAATCAGCGAGAATCGCAAAGGCCTTTATGGCTATAAAATAATTGAAAAGCATGAAGTCGGCATTTCTCTTTTAGGCTGAGAAGTAAAAAGTGCCCGTGCCCAAACTATTAATCTAACTAATTCATACGTTTTTTTTAAAAAGGGTGAGCTTTTTCTTTGTAATGCAAATTTTGCTAAATATATGTTGTTAAAAGTGGATGAAGACAGAGATCGTAAACTGCTTATGCACAAAAGAGAAATTATTCGTCTTAAAAACAAACTAGACCGTTTGTCATCCACCACCATTAAGCCTGTTAAAATTTACTTTAACAATAAATCTAAAATAAAAATTGAAATTGCCTTGGTTCAAAGTATGAACAAAGCCGACAAACGCGAAGAATTAAAGAAAAAAGACAATGAAAAATATATACAAAAAATCAAGAGCCAATATTTAAACTAG
- a CDS encoding DDE-type integrase/transposase/recombinase, which translates to MNIESMSVRSPKKGKGSGRPKKIKSNDEILDEFLNDLNKEDLIKIIKIISTDDEIKKIKKNKFKETVTKIKNSFSFKVLNKVIMSLLKIKKSTYYKKLKKLKMIKEKNLELKNTVVQAFKETGGIFGRERLAAYISKNKQIKLNYRTLGRIMKKLGLVCRIRKAKRTKESKNVAVTFQNIASCDYDGIYNDIYATDVTYIPSPIDVDQNFVYMSAVIHHKTKKILGFNLSLYNNNSLVIDNIKKVNFPKNFVIHSDHGSQYSSKEYLQLIERLNGKVSMSRIGNSLDNREIEYFFQYLKLKCLKIFRKVLRKWRLRNLSVI; encoded by the coding sequence ATGAACATAGAATCAATGAGCGTAAGATCACCTAAAAAAGGTAAAGGTTCCGGCAGGCCAAAAAAGATAAAATCAAATGATGAAATATTAGATGAATTTTTAAATGATCTAAATAAAGAAGATTTGATAAAGATAATAAAAATAATTTCTACAGATGACGAAATTAAGAAGATAAAAAAGAACAAATTTAAAGAAACGGTTACCAAAATAAAGAATTCATTTTCCTTTAAGGTATTGAATAAAGTTATTATGTCATTGCTTAAAATTAAAAAATCTACATACTATAAAAAGCTAAAAAAATTGAAAATGATTAAAGAAAAGAATCTTGAATTAAAGAACACCGTAGTTCAAGCTTTTAAAGAAACTGGAGGCATTTTCGGCAGAGAAAGATTGGCTGCTTATATTAGCAAAAATAAACAAATAAAGCTTAATTATAGGACTTTAGGTAGAATAATGAAAAAACTTGGACTAGTTTGTAGAATAAGAAAAGCAAAAAGAACAAAAGAATCTAAGAATGTAGCTGTAACGTTTCAAAATATTGCTTCTTGTGACTATGATGGCATATATAATGATATCTATGCTACTGATGTTACATACATACCTTCGCCAATAGATGTTGATCAAAATTTTGTATATATGTCGGCTGTTATTCATCATAAAACCAAAAAAATTTTAGGTTTTAACCTGTCTTTGTACAATAATAATTCATTGGTTATTGATAATATTAAAAAAGTTAATTTTCCCAAAAATTTTGTTATACATTCTGACCACGGAAGTCAATATTCATCTAAAGAATATCTTCAGTTAATTGAAAGACTTAATGGAAAAGTATCAATGTCAAGAATTGGCAATTCTCTTGACAATAGAGAAATTGAATACTTTTTTCAGTACTTAAAACTGAAATGTTTGAAAATTTTTAGAAAAGTGTTAAGAAAATGACGCTTAAGGAACTTGAGCGTCATCTAA
- a CDS encoding LacI family DNA-binding transcriptional regulator encodes MKNFSYKDIARLAHVSISTVSRFYNGGYVSKQTKSRIQDIVTKYNYYPNHGARLIRGSDNSVFIIMPEQSPNYYQSVVLGISQQAKVFNVKTLTIYAGHDLEKYIETVRYVLSWKPWAVIFFLPNNNQNAILDYIANNVNECTTLVYPTTDKRVNNIAIDYTKAFYDLTTKFSSYIDKNEKIAFVVDSKLSEAEQKQRSDGFERFCRENGINQLKIEVDNRSEKATVDFINFVYKNNIVNLINSTHESFITLVASKDKNLRLTDIGYTSIYDWKSNYKCKIFIDYHLLGCQMFKILTDSSYSNSKISRKFESISIIEKP; translated from the coding sequence ATGAAAAATTTCTCTTACAAAGACATAGCTAGATTAGCTCACGTTTCAATCAGTACTGTGAGTCGTTTTTACAATGGTGGATATGTATCAAAACAAACTAAGTCAAGAATCCAAGATATAGTTACTAAGTATAATTATTATCCAAATCATGGAGCTAGACTAATACGTGGTAGTGATAATTCAGTTTTCATTATTATGCCTGAACAGTCTCCAAACTACTATCAATCAGTTGTTTTGGGCATTAGTCAACAAGCTAAAGTGTTTAATGTTAAGACACTTACTATTTATGCAGGTCATGATTTGGAAAAGTACATTGAAACAGTGAGATATGTTTTATCTTGAAAGCCATGAGCTGTGATTTTCTTTTTACCTAATAACAATCAAAATGCTATTCTTGATTACATTGCTAATAATGTTAATGAATGCACAACATTAGTTTATCCAACTACAGATAAAAGGGTAAATAATATAGCAATAGACTACACAAAGGCATTTTATGATTTAACTACCAAATTTTCATCATACATAGACAAAAACGAAAAGATTGCCTTTGTAGTTGATTCAAAGCTTTCAGAAGCAGAACAAAAGCAAAGAAGCGATGGATTTGAAAGATTTTGTCGTGAAAACGGAATCAATCAACTAAAAATTGAAGTTGATAATAGAAGTGAAAAAGCCACAGTTGATTTTATTAACTTTGTTTATAAAAATAATATTGTCAATTTAATCAATTCGACACATGAATCTTTTATAACGCTAGTTGCATCAAAAGACAAAAATCTAAGACTAACTGATATTGGATATACATCAATTTATGATTGAAAGAGCAACTATAAATGTAAGATATTTATTGATTACCACTTGCTAGGATGTCAAATGTTTAAAATCCTTACAGATTCATCATATTCAAACTCTAAAATTAGTAGGAAGTTTGAAAGTATTTCAATTATTGAAAAACCATAA
- a CDS encoding IS3 family transposase, with translation MAKQLSVNEWKYLFEKYEKHRSGELTKKCFLNEMMKIKNVKHISDDQWKRLVNKYKRYNLGMNIESMSGRSPKKGKGSGRPKKTKSNDEILDEFLNDLNKEDLIKIIKIISTDDEIKKIKKDKFKETVTKIKNSFPFKVSNKVIMSLLKIKKSTYYKKLKKLKMIKEKNLELENTVVQAFKETGGIFGRERLAAYISKNKQIKLNYRTLGRIMKKLGLVCRIRKAKRTKESKNVAVTFQNIASRDYDGIYNDIYATDVTYIPSPIDVDQNFVYMSAVIHHKTKKILGFNLSLYNDNSLVIDNIKKVNFPKNFVIHSDHGSQYSSKEYLQLIERLNGKVSMSRIGNSLDNREIEYFFSVLKTEMFENFEKSVKKMTLKELERHLNRFIDWYNNERMLKKFNYKTPHELWVEFCKK, from the coding sequence ATGGCTAAGCAGTTAAGTGTTAATGAATGGAAATATTTGTTTGAAAAATACGAAAAACATAGATCTGGGGAACTCACTAAAAAATGTTTTTTGAATGAAATGATGAAAATAAAAAATGTAAAACACATTTCTGACGATCAATGAAAGAGATTAGTGAATAAGTATAAAAGATATAATTTAGGTATGAACATAGAATCAATGAGTGGAAGATCGCCTAAAAAAGGTAAAGGTTCCGGCAGGCCAAAAAAGACAAAATCAAATGATGAAATATTAGATGAATTTTTAAATGATCTAAATAAAGAAGATTTGATAAAGATAATAAAAATAATTTCTACAGATGACGAAATTAAGAAGATAAAAAAGGACAAATTTAAAGAAACAGTTACCAAAATAAAGAATTCATTTCCCTTTAAGGTATCGAACAAAGTTATTATGTCATTGCTTAAAATTAAAAAATCTACATACTATAAAAAGCTAAAAAAATTGAAAATGATTAAAGAAAAGAATCTTGAATTAGAGAACACTGTAGTTCAAGCTTTTAAAGAAACTGGAGGCATTTTCGGCAGAGAAAGATTGGCTGCTTATATTAGCAAAAATAAACAAATAAAGCTTAATTATAGGACTTTAGGTAGAATAATGAAAAAACTTGGACTAGTTTGTAGAATAAGAAAAGCAAAAAGAACAAAAGAATCTAAGAATGTGGCTGTAACGTTTCAAAATATTGCTTCTCGTGACTATGATGGCATATATAATGATATCTATGCTACTGATGTTACATACATACCTTCGCCAATAGATGTTGATCAAAATTTTGTATATATGTCGGCCGTTATTCATCATAAAACCAAAAAAATTTTAGGTTTTAACCTGTCTTTGTACAATGATAATTCATTGGTTATTGATAATATTAAAAAAGTTAATTTTCCCAAAAATTTTGTTATACATTCTGACCACGGAAGTCAATATTCATCTAAAGAATATCTTCAGTTAATTGAAAGACTTAATGGAAAAGTATCAATGTCAAGAATTGGCAATTCTCTTGACAATAGAGAAATTGAATACTTTTTCTCAGTACTTAAAACTGAAATGTTTGAAAATTTTGAGAAAAGTGTTAAGAAAATGACGCTTAAGGAACTTGAGCGTCATCTAAATAGATTCATTGATTGGTATAATAATGAGCGAATGCTCAAGAAATTTAATTACAAAACTCCACATGAATTGTGAGTGGAATTTTGTAAAAAATAA
- the mgtA gene encoding magnesium-translocating P-type ATPase produces MLKSKKNKNANLSRAQQDLIAASKMNISELCNKYNSSVNGFQNDEQVVLNKSEYGANILSKKSKNSVLKRIVDAFFNPFSIILIILSLISIIVDIILPLRKGESAEPATIIIIMSMVIISGILHIVEDTKSSSSAAKLVKMVQTTTKVERQGINYEIPLDEVVVGDIIHLAAGDIIPADVRIISAKDLFVSQSSLTGESEAIEKFVSIDYDYEYQNVTDRHNLAFMGSNIISGSAKAIVIVTGDETYLGQVAQKINEKPVKSNFEKSISSISWLLFRIMITVVPIVFLIAGAKNFRDGQKWLEALMFAISVAVGLTPEMLPMIVTSTLAKGASKMSKSKTIVKSLSSIQNFGAMDVFCTDKTGTLTMDQVALEMHLDVLGNENIRVLRYGFLNSYYQTGLKNLLDLSIINKTDELSDIHEELRNIENVYEKIDEIPFDFNRKRMSVLVKNKNKNTGIEMVTKGAVEEILSVCNTLELNGKIVGLDQTMINKVLVQVDKLNDQGMRVIAVARKKNPNKVGQFSVSDEKEMTLIGYLAFLDPPKESTASAIKNLYEHGVDVKILTGDNARVTKAICAKVGMKTDGVILGKDLINLNDEELREIVEKHNIFAKLSPDQKAIIIGALRANGHVVGYMGDGINDAPAMKTADVSISVDTAVDIAKESANIILLEKDLNVLATGVVEGRKTYANMNKYIKMTLSSNFGNIFSILIAAIILPFVPLLATQILFLNLVYDIICGTIPWDKVDNKFIQKPRKFNTKSIIKFMLWFGPTSSIVDILAFVILNWLFIPKLYPNISPNSTEWIALFQTGWFIISMWTQSLVIHFIRTEKIPFIQSRPSWMLLFATLGGIAIVTATPYIPGLNGLLGLKALNPWFYLLLASLVILYISLVMIVRLIYKKKYKEIL; encoded by the coding sequence ATGTTAAAAAGCAAAAAAAATAAAAATGCAAATTTATCTAGAGCGCAACAAGACCTTATTGCGGCATCAAAAATGAATATAAGTGAACTTTGTAATAAATATAACTCCAGTGTCAATGGATTTCAAAATGATGAGCAAGTTGTTTTAAATAAAAGTGAGTACGGAGCCAACATTTTAAGCAAAAAGAGCAAGAATTCTGTTTTAAAAAGAATAGTTGATGCTTTTTTCAACCCATTTTCAATCATTTTGATTATTCTTTCACTCATTTCAATAATTGTTGACATAATTTTACCCCTAAGAAAAGGCGAAAGTGCTGAACCGGCAACCATAATAATAATCATGTCAATGGTTATAATTAGCGGGATTTTACATATTGTTGAAGACACCAAAAGTAGCTCATCTGCAGCCAAATTAGTCAAAATGGTTCAAACAACCACCAAGGTTGAGAGACAAGGAATAAACTATGAAATTCCACTTGATGAGGTTGTTGTTGGAGATATTATTCATCTAGCAGCGGGAGATATTATACCTGCTGATGTTAGGATTATTAGTGCAAAAGATTTGTTCGTTTCTCAGTCATCGTTAACTGGCGAAAGTGAAGCAATTGAGAAATTTGTTTCAATTGACTATGACTATGAATATCAAAATGTTACTGATAGGCATAATCTAGCCTTTATGGGATCAAACATAATTTCCGGGAGTGCAAAGGCAATAGTAATAGTAACCGGTGATGAAACTTACTTAGGACAAGTAGCGCAAAAAATTAATGAAAAGCCAGTTAAGTCTAATTTTGAAAAAAGTATAAGCTCAATATCATGGTTACTTTTTAGAATAATGATCACTGTTGTACCAATTGTTTTTTTAATTGCAGGAGCAAAGAATTTTAGAGATGGCCAAAAGTGATTAGAAGCTTTAATGTTTGCAATTTCAGTTGCAGTTGGTCTTACCCCAGAAATGTTACCGATGATTGTAACAAGCACGCTTGCCAAAGGCGCATCAAAAATGTCTAAAAGTAAGACAATTGTTAAGAGCTTAAGCTCAATTCAAAACTTTGGTGCTATGGATGTGTTTTGTACTGACAAAACTGGAACATTGACAATGGATCAGGTGGCACTAGAGATGCACCTTGACGTTTTAGGGAATGAAAATATAAGAGTTTTAAGGTACGGATTTTTAAATAGTTACTACCAAACTGGTCTTAAAAATTTACTTGATTTATCAATAATAAATAAAACTGACGAATTAAGCGATATTCATGAAGAGCTACGAAATATAGAAAATGTTTATGAGAAAATAGATGAAATTCCGTTTGACTTCAACAGAAAGAGAATGAGTGTTTTAGTTAAAAATAAGAACAAAAACACCGGAATTGAAATGGTAACTAAGGGAGCTGTTGAAGAAATATTATCAGTATGCAATACTTTAGAACTTAATGGAAAAATTGTTGGCTTAGATCAAACAATGATCAATAAAGTTCTTGTTCAAGTTGATAAACTTAATGATCAAGGTATGCGCGTTATTGCTGTGGCTAGAAAAAAGAATCCAAATAAGGTTGGACAGTTTAGTGTTTCTGATGAGAAGGAAATGACATTAATTGGTTATTTAGCATTCTTAGACCCTCCAAAAGAATCAACAGCCTCTGCCATCAAAAATCTCTATGAACACGGTGTGGACGTCAAAATTCTTACTGGCGACAATGCAAGAGTAACTAAAGCAATTTGTGCCAAAGTTGGTATGAAAACTGATGGTGTAATTCTTGGTAAAGATTTAATTAACCTAAATGATGAAGAATTAAGAGAAATTGTTGAAAAGCACAATATTTTTGCAAAATTAAGCCCAGATCAAAAGGCAATTATTATTGGAGCTTTAAGAGCCAACGGTCATGTTGTTGGTTATATGGGCGATGGAATCAATGATGCTCCTGCTATGAAAACGGCTGATGTGTCTATTTCTGTGGACACCGCAGTCGATATTGCTAAAGAAAGTGCAAATATTATTCTTTTAGAAAAAGATCTTAATGTTTTAGCAACAGGTGTGGTTGAAGGTCGCAAGACATATGCCAATATGAACAAGTACATTAAGATGACATTAAGTAGCAACTTTGGGAATATTTTTAGTATTTTAATTGCTGCGATAATATTGCCATTTGTGCCACTATTAGCAACTCAAATACTATTTTTAAATCTTGTTTATGACATTATATGTGGAACAATTCCTTGAGATAAAGTTGACAACAAATTTATCCAAAAACCACGGAAGTTCAACACCAAAAGCATTATAAAGTTTATGTTGTGATTTGGCCCAACTAGCTCTATTGTAGACATCTTAGCCTTTGTTATTTTAAACTGGCTATTTATTCCAAAGCTATATCCAAATATCAGTCCTAATTCCACAGAGTGAATTGCATTGTTCCAAACAGGATGATTCATAATTTCTATGTGAACACAAAGTTTAGTAATTCATTTTATAAGAACAGAGAAGATACCTTTTATTCAATCAAGGCCGTCTTGAATGTTGCTATTTGCAACATTAGGCGGAATTGCAATAGTTACTGCAACACCATATATTCCTGGACTTAATGGATTGCTTGGACTTAAAGCACTTAATCCTTGGTTCTACTTATTATTGGCTTCTTTGGTAATTCTATACATTTCATTAGTAATGATAGTCAGGTTAATTTACAAGAAAAAATATAAGGAAATATTGTAG
- a CDS encoding ABC transporter ATP-binding protein, translating into MNINNNEDKDLFKMDESPETVKNGNLDNNKLSSKAKHKRKIESKNKHKNDQELSAEEIIDENLQTVEIGTNVKITKENLFDILDLNSKNKNIIVPRKIRSILNRINSRPRKKDKGFHTKNTPGTVIEVKNASKYYVNDNIVTRVLKNVSMDVKQGEMMLIYGVSGGGKSTLLNLISGLDRPTKGDVIVCDENLPYLSNNKLTSFRRKHVSFIFQNYNLLANLNAYDNVETGGYLQTDKSKKLDIIELFKKFEMEEEMHKFPSQMSGGQQQRVSIMRALSKNSEIIFADEPTGALDESTTKIVLRILYEINKQNGTTVVMVSHNPVMAAMADRIVYVVEGRIQKVEVNKNPVNPDQIDLFKGE; encoded by the coding sequence ATGAATATTAACAATAATGAAGACAAGGACTTATTTAAAATGGATGAGTCACCCGAGACAGTTAAAAATGGTAATTTAGATAACAATAAGTTGAGCTCAAAGGCAAAGCATAAAAGAAAAATTGAAAGCAAAAATAAACATAAGAATGATCAAGAACTAAGTGCTGAAGAAATTATTGATGAGAACCTACAGACTGTTGAAATAGGCACAAACGTTAAAATTACTAAAGAAAATTTGTTTGATATTTTAGATCTGAACAGCAAGAACAAAAATATCATTGTGCCTAGAAAAATAAGATCTATTTTGAATAGAATAAACAGCAGACCAAGAAAAAAGGATAAGGGTTTTCATACCAAAAATACACCAGGAACAGTAATTGAGGTTAAAAATGCAAGCAAATACTATGTCAACGATAATATTGTTACCAGAGTATTAAAAAACGTTTCAATGGATGTTAAACAAGGTGAAATGATGCTTATATACGGAGTTTCTGGTGGCGGGAAAAGTACGCTCCTAAATCTAATTAGTGGTTTAGACAGACCTACTAAAGGTGATGTAATAGTTTGTGATGAAAACCTTCCCTATTTATCAAACAATAAATTGACTTCATTTAGAAGAAAACATGTTAGTTTCATTTTCCAAAACTATAATTTGTTAGCTAATCTTAATGCTTATGATAATGTCGAAACTGGTGGTTATTTACAAACTGATAAGTCGAAAAAATTAGACATTATTGAATTGTTCAAAAAGTTTGAAATGGAAGAAGAAATGCATAAATTCCCTTCTCAAATGTCTGGAGGACAACAACAAAGAGTTTCAATTATGAGAGCACTATCTAAGAACTCTGAGATTATTTTCGCTGATGAGCCAACGGGTGCATTGGACGAAAGTACAACTAAGATTGTGCTTAGAATTTTGTATGAAATAAACAAACAAAATGGAACAACTGTTGTAATGGTTTCTCATAACCCAGTTATGGCAGCAATGGCTGATAGAATTGTCTATGTTGTTGAAGGAAGAATTCAAAAAGTAGAAGTCAATAAAAATCCGGTTAACCCTGACCAAATCGACTTGTTTAAAGGGGAATAA